A window of Eubalaena glacialis isolate mEubGla1 chromosome 11, mEubGla1.1.hap2.+ XY, whole genome shotgun sequence genomic DNA:
ggcagtccttTATATTTATACAGttaatttccttcccttcttccaaaACATGAagctattaaaaaagaagaaaaatcctaATACcaaagttttttatatatatatatattctctttgtgTTTAGAAGTCTCAGGAAGGGTGGGAATGCaggaaaaaaacaggcaaaaatttgCTCTCTCCTCCGCATCCAGGAAACCAGCTCTACCACTCCCTGCTATGCGTCGTGCTTCAGTTCCTCATCCTCCGGCTGATGGGCCGCACCATCACTGCCGTCCTCACTACCTTTTGCTTCCAGATGGTAAACGTCTTTCCCTGGGCAGCTCAGGTCACAGCTGACAGCAGTTGGGGGCGGGGAGGATGGGGACTGTGGTGTAGAAGAAGCCGTGGACCGGGAGATCCGGTTTCTAATCCTTTCTCCCCACGACACTTGGCAGTGTGGCTCTGGGTCACTTTCCAGAAGCCCCAGGTGTTTCATCTGCAGGCTGCAGTGACGATGCTTCACCCGCCTCAAGGACGGGGTGCCGGCAGTCCTTTGCGTAGGACTGTGCCATTGGGGTTCTTTGAGTCTGACCAGATTAGCCCAGCCGTCCATGAGGGGAGTCACTTAAAGGCAAGGCAGAAATTCCACGTAAAATGAGACACAGAGTGTAAGCATTGAGGACGTCTCTTCCCCTTTACACGTTTAGTTTCTAGACcaggagaaaggaaaagtgaaaagaataCATTGGATTTCAGAGCAGGGAGAAAATAAATCATAGCAACGGTAGAATAAATATTTGCCCCTCTCCTAGGCCTACCTTCTTGCCGGATACTATTATACAGCCACTGGCAACTACGATATCAAGTGGACGATGCCACATTGTGTCCTGACCTTGAAGCTGATCGGTGAGCGGTGGGGCCCTGCCTTCCCCTCTGACACCCAGGCTCCTCTCATCCGACCGTAAGCTtaccccaggccctgccccgtGCGCTCCTGGCCACATCCtgtgtcccctccctcctctccacccACACCTTCTCTCTCTGCTCAGGTCTCGCCATCGACTACTATGATGGAGGGAAAGATCAAGTAAGTACCCCTCCCTCCGCAGAGACGTGAAGGAGTTTAACCAGAGGGAAGGAGGACGGCTGTTGTTATCCCCACGCCCTCATGCCCGCCCGTGTGATCGCCATTTCAGGCCGCACTGATCAAGGACTGACAAGTCTGATTGCCCGGGTCCAGGTCTTCCTCAGAGTCCAGAGATCAGGGCCAGCCAGGCACTGGGAATAGCAGCGGCAGCCGGCCTAGGCTGAGCTATGCCTGCACATGCCCATTACCCCCTGAAGCACCGGCTCTTCTCCGTACTGTCATCCCCTCAAAGAGGCTCTATGTGAAGAACCTGGATCAGTGGGGACAAGGGTGGGGAGCCCTCAGACTGGCTCTTGGGGTCCTGAACCATTCGTTCTCTTCTCGCCATAGAAATCACTGTCCTCTGAGCAACAGAAATACGCCATACGCCATGTCCCTTCCCTGCTGGAGGTTGCTGGCTTCTCCTACTTCTATGGGGCCTTCTTGGTGGGGCCCCAGTTCTCAGTGAACCACTACATGAAGCTGGTGCAGGGACAGCTGACTGACCTACCAGGCAAGATACCAAACAGGTAACGGCCCCCTTCAGTCAGGACGTCTGCGTAGGTGTCTCGCCCGACACAAAGCCACTTCTCAAGTGACTTCCTGAAGGCCGGCCGGCTGCATTCTCTGGCCTGGCCCTGGCTCACGGCCTGTGATGGGCGCTCCGTGCCTGCTCACTGCAGGAAGGGGGCCCTTTTCAGCTTGGGTCACTTCCCGCCATCCCTCCCGACCCTGTAGtacaaacattaaaaattcacttttatGCCATAGGATTTTGCCTGAACCAGTCATGTCCCTGCCTTTAAAACTCACTTTCccagtttaaaaaatactgttaaatatatcaaaatctatatatataaaaatatatcttacAGTAGAAGGTTGATAAGTTACCAGGAAAATCCTTTTGCTGAGAACTTGTCCAGCCTGCATTTGAGCATCGATCCAGCCAGGAGAGGAGGGAGCAGATCCAAAACCAGTCCTTCCCCGTCTCTGCATCGGGCTTTCAGTCCCGATGTAGCCCGAGCACATGGGGGAGTCCTCGAGGTCCACGGGACCTCTGAGGGCGAGCACCCCAGATTCCCCGGCCCACCCCCcattgccccacccccaccccagaactCGCAGGGTCTGCACGCTCCATCCTCATGTCCAGCCCTAAGGCTGCGCTCACTCTGGGAAGCTGCTCCCTCGTGAAGGTCGGAGGGCGAAGGGAGGGGCCTCCGCCCGTGGTGACCCCGCTTGTTCCTTTCCAGCACCGTACCTGCTCTCAGGCGCCTGAGTCTGGGCCTTATCTACCTAGTGGGCTACACCCTGCTCAGCCAGCACATCACAGAAGACTATCTCCTCACTGACGACTACGAAGTGAGTGCTTCCTGAACAGCAGCAGTGCGACTGCGCCAGAGATAGACAGTGGCCAGGCCAGGAGCCCGTAGATAGCCGAGAAGTGGGTAACACCACCTACAAACGCGTGTTGGTTTTGCTCTAGATCTGAGAGTTGGTGTCAATGCCAGCCGGGCCGGGACCCGTTCATCAGCCAGCACTGAACGACCTTCGCGGGCACAGGGCTGTGCCAGGTGCACTTCAGCACCCCTGACCTTCCCCCAGCGGCTCGAGCTCGCCCTCTTACAGCCAGGCGGCTCGAGCCCCCTCCGGCCCAGGCAGACCGGGGCTCTAGGAGCTCAGGACCCGGGGAGGGGGAGTGCTGGCTCGGGCTCCGTCCCAGCTCTGGGGAGGTTGGTCTCCTTCAGCTGACGTCGAACGTGGATGTAAAAGTCCCCCAGCACTAGTGTCCCAGGTGCCCGGCTCTTTAGGAGAGGAGTTGAGGACAGCACTGTTTGAGGGCCTCTCCGAGGGGGCTCCCTGCTGGGTCCCCTTGGCCTGTTGCAAAGCAGTTAGGCAGACCGTCGGGGGACACAGAGTAGTAGTCAGCCACACGTGTGAGGACGGGGAGCACGGGGGCCCCTTCCTGGCCTGGCGGTGTCCCTAATGCCCATGCCTTCTCTCCTGTCAAGAACCACAGCTTCTGGTTCCGCTGCCTGTACATGCTGGTCTGGGGCAAGGTTGTGCTGTACAAATACGTCGCCTGTTGGCTGGTCACGGTAAGGAGAGAGGGCCCGGGGCCGCGGCGAGACGAGCTGCAGGCTGGGTAGGGCGCACAGCGGCGGGGTCGCTTACTCCGTGGCTCCCTCAGGAAGGCGTGTGCATCCTGACGGGGCTGGGCTTCCACGGCCTTGATGAGCTCGGGAGGGCCAAGTGGGACACCTGCGCCAACATGAAGGTGTGGCTCTTTGAGACAGACCCCCGCTTCACGGGCACCATCGCCTCTTTCAACATCAACACCAACGCCTGGGTGGCCCGGTAAGCGCCCAGCTGGGGAGGTCGCACGTCACTTCCTCCAGCTTTCCCCACTTCGGGGGGCCCCGCCCGTCAGCCACTCTCACACACCCCCGCCACACCCACTTTTGTCCCCAACCCAACCCCCCCAAACCGtccctgtcattttttttttttttttaatttatttgtttttggctgcgttgggtcttcgttgctgcgcgcggactttctccacttgcagcgagcgggggctactcttccttgcggtgcgcgggcttctcattgcagtggcttctcttgttgcggagcacgggctctaggtgcgcgggcttcagtaattgtggcgcacgggctcagtagttgtggctcgcaggctctagagtgcaggctcagtagttgtggcacacgggcttagttgctccgcggcatgtgggatcttcccggaccagggctcgaacccgcgtcccctgcattggcaggcagattctcaaccactgcgccaccagggaagtcccatccctgTCATTTCTGAAAGACAGAAACAAGGCATACATGGCCTTGAGTGCTGGGTTTTCACCCCACTTCTGCTGCTGGCCTTATGTTCACAAACACTTCCTCAGTCCCACGACTGGGGGGACTGTCGGCAGCGTGGGTGCAGGGCCTGCCCCGCTCACCGCTGCAGCCTCAGCACCAGGCGCCTGGCAGGCCCTCCGTCATTACCCGTTGTACCAGGCGGGGCCCCAGCTGAGCCTTACGTCTATTTTCTGTCTAAACCACGACTCGTCAGCTTCACTGCCTTTCATTCTAAAGTGAtcggaggggcttccctggtggcgcaatggttaagaatccgcctgccaatgcaggggacacgggttccagccctggtccgggaagatcccacatgccgtggagcaactaagcccatgcaccacaactactgagcctgcactctagagcctgtgagccacaactactgaagcccgcgcacctagagcccgtgcaccgcaacgaagggtagcccccgctcaccgcaactagagaaagcccacgtgcagcaacgaagacccagtgcagccataaataaataaataaagtgatcgGAGGgcactgcctcccctcccccagggggcCCGGTGGGAGCAGCCGCCACCCCTGCACCCCTAAAGACTCCAAGAACCCAGAGGCAGGATGGATCTGAGTCTCATCCTTTCTCACCCTTCTCTCTAGTTACTTCTTCAAACGACTCAAGTTCCTTGGAAATAAACAACTATCCCAGGGCCTCTCATTGCTATTCTTGTCCCTCTGGCACGGCCTCCACTCAGGGTACCTGgtctgctttcagatggaattcCTCATTGTTATTGTGGAAAGACAGGTAAGCCTTAAGGGTGGTGGATGAAAGGGGCCTGAGAAGGGGTAAGACGCTgagccctctccccttcctccacagGCTGCCAGCCTGAT
This region includes:
- the LPCAT3 gene encoding lysophospholipid acyltransferase 5, with the protein product MASAAEGDVGAVAELATVLRWGFQDLSLNKLATSLGASEQALRLIISIFLGYPLALFYRHYLFYKDSYLIHLFHTFTGLSIAYYNFGNQLYHSLLCVVLQFLILRLMGRTITAVLTTFCFQMAYLLAGYYYTATGNYDIKWTMPHCVLTLKLIGLAIDYYDGGKDQKSLSSEQQKYAIRHVPSLLEVAGFSYFYGAFLVGPQFSVNHYMKLVQGQLTDLPGKIPNSTVPALRRLSLGLIYLVGYTLLSQHITEDYLLTDDYENHSFWFRCLYMLVWGKVVLYKYVACWLVTEGVCILTGLGFHGLDELGRAKWDTCANMKVWLFETDPRFTGTIASFNINTNAWVARYFFKRLKFLGNKQLSQGLSLLFLSLWHGLHSGYLVCFQMEFLIVIVERQAASLIQDSPALSSLASIRVLQPLYYLVQQTIHWLFMGYSMTAFCLFTWDKWLKVYKSVYFLGHVFFLSLLFTLPYVRKAMVPRKEKLKKME